Proteins encoded within one genomic window of Triticum aestivum cultivar Chinese Spring chromosome 2D, IWGSC CS RefSeq v2.1, whole genome shotgun sequence:
- the LOC123054309 gene encoding polygalacturonase QRT3: MEVLAGGGRGGLLHAVLLAGAALVALTGGAEAWAHHGAAGARAGAERRYRDLAAGRMESVRSSFGKARRGLATSSAGSRVYHVTDYGADPTGAADATAAIKKAIADAFSPPSNATMTAGIPDLGGAEIHLDGGTYLVNGPLTLPASGGGNFKIHSGSLRASAEFPTDRYLIELSAGSSAASSSSSYHYEYVTLRDLMLDCGYRGGGVAVVDSLRVGVDNCYITGFETEGIAVRGGHETYIRNTFLGQHMTAGTDPGERSFGGTAIRLDGNDNSVSDVVVFSAATGIMVTGGANTISGVHCYNKATGFGGTGIHLKVPGLTQTWLSNCYMDYTSIVAEDPVLLHVSGSFFLGDANVVLKAVNGVARGVQITGNMFNGRGKGVDIVQLDGEFGTVEQVYVQQNSAMGMNLKATTARGSAEGNGSSWTVDFAPVLLFPDRIGHVQYSLVAGDAFPGHTLRNISGNQVVVATDKAVSATVHVLVDQNSN, translated from the exons ATGGAGGTGCTCGCcggaggaggccgcggcggccTCCTGCATGCGGTTCTTCTTGCGGGTGCGGCCCTTGTTGCATTGACGGGCGGCGCGGAGGCGTGGGCGCACCACGGCGCCGCCGGTGCAAGGGCCGGCGCGGAGCGGCGGTACAGGGATCTCGCGGCGGGCAGGATGGAGAGCGTCAGATCCTCCTTCGGCAAGGCCAGGAGGGGGCTTGCAACG TCCTCGGCGGGCTCGCGGGTGTACCACGTGACGGACTACGGCGCCGACCCCACCGGCGCCGCAGACGCCACGGCGGCCATCAAGAAGGCCATCGCCGACGCCTTCAGCCCCCCCTCCAACGCCACCATGACCGCCGGCATCCCCGACCTCGGCGGCGCCGAGATCCACCTCGACGGCGGCACCTACCTCGTCAACGGCCCCCTCACCCTGCCGGCCTCCGGCGGCGGCAACTTCAAG ATCCACAGCGGCTCGCTGCGGGCGTCGGCGGAGTTCCCGACGGACCGGTACCTGATCGAGCTCTCGGCGGGCTCGTCGGCGGCCTCCTCCTCATCGAGCTACCACTACGAGTACGTGACGCTGCGGGACCTGATGCTGGACTGCGGCTACCGGGGCGGCGGCGTGGCGGTGGTGGACTCGCTGCGCGTCGGCGTCGACAACTGCTACATCACCGGCTTCGAGACGGAGGGCATCGCGGTGCGCGGCGGCCACGAGACGTACATCCGCAACACCTTCCTGGGCCAGCACATGACCGCCGGCACCGACCCGGGGGAGCGCTCCTTCGGCGGCACGGCCATCCGGCTCGACGGCAACGACAACTCCgtctccgacgtggtggtcttctcCGCGGCCACCGGGATCATGGTCACCGGCGGCGCCAACACCATCTCCGGCGTGCACTGCTACAACAAGGCCACCGGGTTCGGCGGCACCGGCATCCACCTCAAGGTGCCGGGGCTCACGCAGACGTGGCTCAGCAACTGCTACATGGACTACACCAGCATCGTGGCCGAGGACCCCGTGCTGCTGCACGTGTCCGGCTCCTTCTTCCTCGGCGACGCCAACGTGGTGCTCAAGGCGGTCAACGGCGTCGCCCGGGGGGTGCAGATCACCGGCAACATGTTCAACGGGCGGGGCAAGGGCGTGGACATCGTGCAGCTGGACGGGGAGTTCGGGACGGTGGAGCAGGTGTACGTGCAGCAGAACTCCGCCATGGGGATGAACCTCAAGGCCACCACGGCGCGCGGCTCCGCCGAGGGCAACGGCAGCTCCTGGACCGTCGACTTCGCGCCGGTGCTGCTCTTCCCGGACCGGATCGGGCACGTGCAGTActcgctcgtcgccggcgacgcgtTCCCCGGGCACACGCTCAGGAACATCTCCGGCAACCAGGTCGTCGTCGCGACCGACAAGGCCGTGTCCGCCACCGTGCACGTGCTCGTCGACCAGAACAGCAACTGA